TATTTCCTCCAGCCGCCGGCGATCATGGCCGGACACGTTGGCCTGGATGGCCTGCTCGACGAGGCCTATCTGGCGCACCGTTTTGTCGAAGAGGTCAACGACCTGTACATCAAGCATTTCGGCCAGCCACTGATCCCCTTGGACATGACGGTCGCCAACCTGATTGCTCACCAGTTGATCGGTGAGGAATTTGCCAACCAACTGGACGAGGCGGTGCATCACGCGATTGACGAGATGCTCAACGAAGAGAGTTTTGCTTTGGAGTCGGTGGAAGCCTACCGCGAGAAACTCAGCAGCCCGGACACCGGCGCGGCGTGGAAACGCTGGCCGTGCATGAGCCGCCGGTTGGGTGTGGGGCTGGAGCTGGATCAGCCTGCGGCATAACCCTCAAACACCTCATTCCAATGTGGGAGCGAGCTTGCTCGCGAATGCAATGTGTCATTCAACATCATGGTTGACTGGTCCACCGCTTTCGCGAGCAAGCTCGCTCCCACAGGGTTTGTGCTCAGGCAGGAAGATCTAGCCTGCCGCACCAATCCCGGTATTGGTCCGCACCCTGCCTTCGAGTCTGCGCTTCAACCCGCGCGATTCGATCAACAGCTTCGAACCCTTCGCCGCATTCGCCCGACCCCATTCTTCCAGCAATTCCAGGCACGAATGGTCGATGTAGCTCAGGTTGTTCAGCGGCACATGCACCGTGGTGCCGTGAGGGATGCTGCCCAGCACCTGCGTCAGCGCCGGCACTTTGAGGAACGTCGCCGCACCGACCAGGCGCAACTCCATCTCACCGTCCTGCGGCAGGTCGATCAGGCTGATCTTCAGGCGCGAAGCCTTGAATGCCAGTTTCAACATGGTCAGGCCGAAACCGATCAGCACGCCAGTGAGCAGGTCGGTGAAGATAATCGCCAGCGCTGTAGCGGCGTAGGTGAACATCGGCATCCGCCCGTAACGGCCGAGACCACGGAAAGCCTTGAGGTCGACCAGTTTGAAACCGGTATACACCAGCACGCCCGCCAGGCTCGCCACTGGAATACTCTGCAGCACGCTCGACAGCAACAGCACGAACGCCAGCAGCCACAGGCCATGGAAAATCGTCGAGTAACGCGTGGTGGCACCGGCCTGAACGTTGGCAGAGCTGCGCACGATCACCCCAGTCATCGGCAACGCGCCGACCAGACCGCAGAGCATGTTGCCGACACCTTGCGCCGACAGCTCACGGTCGAAATCCGAACGCACACCGCTGTGCATGCGATCCACCGCTGCGGCGGACAATAGCGTTTCGGCACTGGCGATAAACGCCACGGCGAACGCGGCAATCAGCAGTGTCGGGTCGGCCAGACTCATCAGGTCGGCAGGTTTCAGCCAATCGATGGCTTCGGCCAGGTTCGCCGGTACTTCAACGCGTTTGACCTGCAACGCCAGCATCAGACTCGCCACGGTCGCCAGACCCACACCGAGCAATGCGCCAGGGATGAAGCGCAGCGAATGCGGGCGGAATTTTTCCCACAGCCACATCACCGCAATCGTCGACAAGCCGAGCAGACCCGCCTGCCAGCCGAACGACGGCAAGGCTTGCGCCACGGCTGCCGGGAACGCCGTGAGGTTGTCCAGACCTGACGGTTGCGGCTTGGCATCGAGCATCACGTGGATTTGCGAGAGCACAATCAACACGCCAATCCCCGCCAGCATGCCGTAGACCACCGCTGGCGCCGTCACCCGGAACCAGCAGCCAAGCTTCAGTCGCCCGGCGATCAGTTGCAGAAATCCGGCGAGCAGCAGAATCGGCCCGAGCATCTCGATGCCGTGCTGGCGTACCAGTTCGAAAACCAGCACCGCCAGCCCCGCCGCCGGACCGCTGACCTGCAATGGCGAACCTGCCAGCCAACCGACCACCAGACCGCCAATGATGCCGGTGATCAGACCCTTGGCCGGCGGCAGCCCTGACGCAATCGCGATGCCCATGCACAGCGGCAGGGCGACCAGAAACACAACCACGGAAGCGAGCAGCTCCCGTGGCAAAACAGCTTTCAATTGAGCCGCACGCATGGCGATTCTCCCGAAGTTTTCTT
This genomic interval from Pseudomonas koreensis contains the following:
- a CDS encoding SulP family inorganic anion transporter codes for the protein MRAAQLKAVLPRELLASVVVFLVALPLCMGIAIASGLPPAKGLITGIIGGLVVGWLAGSPLQVSGPAAGLAVLVFELVRQHGIEMLGPILLLAGFLQLIAGRLKLGCWFRVTAPAVVYGMLAGIGVLIVLSQIHVMLDAKPQPSGLDNLTAFPAAVAQALPSFGWQAGLLGLSTIAVMWLWEKFRPHSLRFIPGALLGVGLATVASLMLALQVKRVEVPANLAEAIDWLKPADLMSLADPTLLIAAFAVAFIASAETLLSAAAVDRMHSGVRSDFDRELSAQGVGNMLCGLVGALPMTGVIVRSSANVQAGATTRYSTIFHGLWLLAFVLLLSSVLQSIPVASLAGVLVYTGFKLVDLKAFRGLGRYGRMPMFTYAATALAIIFTDLLTGVLIGFGLTMLKLAFKASRLKISLIDLPQDGEMELRLVGAATFLKVPALTQVLGSIPHGTTVHVPLNNLSYIDHSCLELLEEWGRANAAKGSKLLIESRGLKRRLEGRVRTNTGIGAAG